Proteins co-encoded in one Gossypium arboreum isolate Shixiya-1 chromosome 11, ASM2569848v2, whole genome shotgun sequence genomic window:
- the LOC108476613 gene encoding ATP-citrate synthase alpha chain protein 3: MARKKIREYDSKRLLKQHLKRVANIDLQICSAQVTQSTDFTELTNEQPWLSSTRLVVKPDMLFGKRGKSGLVALNLDLAEVAEFVKARLGTEVEMGGCKAPITTFIVEPFVPHEQEYYLSIVSERLGFTISFSECGGIDIEENWDKVKTIFLPTEKPMTLETCAPLIATLPLEVRGKIGDFIMGVFSVFQDLDFSFLEMNPFTLVNGEPYPLDMRGELDDTAAFKNFNKWGNIEFPLPFGRVLSSTESFIYSLDGKTSASLKFTVLNPKGRIWTMVAGGGASVIYADTVGDLGYASELGNYAEYSGAPNEEEVLQYARVVIDCATANPDGRKRALLIGGGIANFTDVAATFNGIIRALREKEAKLKAARMHIFARRGGPNYQIGLARMRALGEELGVPLEVYGPEATMTGICKQAIDCILSEA; this comes from the exons ATGGCTCGCAAGAAGATCAGAGAATACGATTCCAAGAGACTTCTCAAACAACACCTCAAACGCGTCGCTAATATCGACCTCCAAATCTGTTCTGCtcag gTGACTCAATCTACTGACTTCACCGAGTTAACGAACGAACAACCATGGCTTTCGTCCACCAGATTAGTTGTTAAGCCGGATATGTTGTTTGGTAAACGTGGGAAGAGTGGCTTGGTTGCTCTCAATTTGGATCTTGCTGAAGTTGCTGAATTCGTCAAAGCTCGCCTCGGCACTGAG gtTGAAATGGGCGGTTGCAAAGCTCCTATAACCACATTCATTGTTGAACCTTTTGTACCCCATGAACAAGAGTATTACCTTTCAATAGTCTCTGAAAGGCTTGGTTTTACCATTAGTTTTTCGGAATGTGGAGGTATTGATATTGAAGAGAACTGGGATAAG GTTAAAACCATCTTCCTTCCAACCGAGAAACCTATGACCTTGGAGACATGTGCACCGTTGATAGCTACACTTCCTTTGGAA GTCCGCGGGAAGATTGGTGACTTCATCATGGGTGTCTTTTCTGTCTTTCAAG ATCTTGACTTCAGCTTTCTCGAGATGAATCCATTTACACTGGTGAATGGAGAACCATACCCACTGGATATGAGGGGGGAGCTGGACGACACTGCTGCATTCAAGAACTTCAACAA GTGGGGTAACATAGAGTTTCCTCTACCTTTTGGGAGAGTCCTGAGCTCTACAGAAAGCTTCATTTATTCATTGGATGGAAAG ACAAGTGCATCTCTGAAATTCACTGTTTTGAATCCAAAAGGGCGTATCTGGACAATGGTTGCTGGAGGTGGTGCTAGTGTCATTTATGCTGATACT GTAGGAGATTTAGGTTATGCTTCAGAACTGGGAAACTATGCGGAGTATAGTGGAGCACCAAATGAAGAGGAGGTCTTGCAATATGCAAGAGTTGTTATTGAT TGTGCCACTGCAAACCCTGATGGTCGTAAGAGAGCCCTTCTCATTGGAGGTGGCATTGCTAACTTCACTGATGTAGCTGCTACTTTCAACGGAATCATTCGAGCATTGAGAGAAAAG GAAGCCAAGTTAAAAGCAGCAAGAATGCACATCTTTGCTCGAAGAGGTGGTCCAAACTATCAAATTGGTTTGGCAAGGATGCGTGCTCTTGGGGAGGAACTAGGAGTACCCCTTGAG GTTTACGGGCCGGAGGCCACGATGACTGGCATATGCAAGCAGGCTATAGATTGCATTCTGTCCGAAGCATAA
- the LOC108479257 gene encoding uncharacterized protein LOC108479257 translates to MDDSCAVCADTLEWVAYGPCGHREVCSTCIVRLRFICDDYRCCLCKSELKTIFITKALGDYTKVINDFSAFPVDPIEGQVSSYWYHEGTQAYFDDLDHYKMIKAMCRLSCTVCDKKDEQRNGGSKKRAEFKNIEQLKSHLFNRHRLLNCSLCLEGRKVFMCEQKLYTREQLDKHIKTGDSVVDGTESERGGFTGHPMCEFCQNPFYGENELYLHMSTEHFTCHICQRRHPGQYEYYRNYDDMEIHFSREHHLCEDETCRAKKFVVFATQSELKRHNTLEHGGRMSRSKRHAALQIPISFRYRRSCGQDHPVRGHVSHPDSSDSQLSLAMQASFVTAGSFHSTSTSDQTVLNSEVASIVGPFEALATMDSVPSSRNCRALGNSRGGPLEDSSFPPLPAASNSSQQKVRNSLQGPARRSMAAPSRHRHNGTSNVVSNTAQGWPAVSFQPNMSAAGTHQSRTVTKFSHLSTTNNSSGSSKSKPTRIKESLPKVEDFQSANKALVEKIRVSLEFDQDKFSAFKGITGEYRQGFISTEEYLAYVHQFGLSHLVLELARLCPNVEKQRELVEIYNFNISNSYSRNDDAGQWKNDKRSKKGKEKCEDYGSTDSKHTFAGEIHSGVEVLLEDGHHSHTSKGKSKVLGDEDANSHVPPQSQVEPDVGGSKKILASQGGGNKQRKKVSKFLRNRLGDALAAQLEGGKCEIQEKTDENKEPPERLPVRSVWRDGGGQRLMAKTQRVASN, encoded by the exons atggatgATAGTTGTGCTGTATGTGCTGACACACTTGAGTGGGTTGCATATGGGCCGTGTGGCCATCGAGAAGTATGTTCAACTTGCATCGTTCGTCTCCGATTCATCTGCGATGACTACCGTTGTTGCCTTTGCAAGTCCGAACTGAAAACTATCTTTATTACCAAA GCTTTGGGAGATTATACGAAGGTGATAAATGATTTCTCGGCTTTTCCAGTTGATCCGATTGAGGGTCAAGTTAGTTCTTACTGGTACCATGAAGGGACACAAGCATATTTCGATGATCTGGATCACTACAAGATGATAAAAGCGATGTGCAGGCTATCTTGTACTGTTTGCGATAAAAAGGATGAACAGCGAAATGGTGGATCAAAGAAGAGAGCAGAGTTTAAGAACATTGAGCAGCTTAAGAGTCACTTGTTTAACCGGCATAGACTGCTTAACTGCAGTCTGTGTCTTGAAGGTAGGAAG GTCTTTATGTGTGAGCAAAAGTTATATACTAGAGAACAACTGGATAAGCATATAAAGACAGGTGATTCTGTGGTTGATGGCACTGAAAGTGAAAGGGGAGGTTTTACAGGACATCCTATGTGTGAGTTCTGTCAAAATCCATTCTATGGCGAGAATGAGCTCTACTTGCATATGTCTACTGAACATTTCACTTGCCACATATGCCAAAG GCGGCATCCCGGACAATATGAATACTATAGAAATTATGATGACATGGAG ATCCATTTTAGTCGGGAGCATCATTTATGCGAGGACGAGACCTGTCGTGCCAAAAAGTTTGTTGTTTTTGCGACTCAATCTGAATTGAAG AGGCACAATACTCTCGAACACGGTGGGCGCATGTCTCGTTCCAAGCGTCATGCTGCATTGCAG ATACCGATAAGTTTCCGGTACCGGCGGAGTTGTGGGCAGGACCATCCAGTAAGAGGACATGTCTCTCATCCTGATTCATCTGATAGTCAACTTTCGTTGGCTATGCAAGCTAGTTTCGTGACTGCTGGAAGTTTTCATTCTACTTCAACAAGTGACCAAACGGTTCTAAATAGTGAAGTAGCTTCTATCGTTGGCCCTTTCGAGGCATTAGCTACAATGGATTCCGTGCCATCTTCAAGAAATTGCCGAGCACTAGGAAACTCTAGGGGTGGACCTCTTGAAGACTCGTCATTCCCTCCCCTTCCAGCAGCATCAAATAGCAGTCAACAAAAAGTTAGAAACAGTTTACAGGGACCAGCTAGAAGGAGCATGGCTGCTCCCTCACGTCACCGACACAATGGAACTTCAAATGTTGTTTCTAATACTGCTCAGGGTTGGCCTGCAGTGAGCTTTCAACCTAACATGTCCGCTGCTGGTACGCACCAGTCCAGAACTGTGACAAAATTTTCGCATCTATCAACTACTAATAACTCATCTGGCTCTTCCAAAAGTAAGCCTACTAGGATTAAGGAATCTTTACCCAAGGTGGAAGATTTTCAATCTGCTAACAAAGCTCTAGTGGAAAAGATCCGTGTTTCTTTGGAATTTGATCAGGACAAGTTTTCTGCATTCAAAGGAATAACCGGTGAATATCGGCAGGGTTTTATTAGCACCGAGGAGTATCTTGCCTATGTGCACCAGTTTGGTTTATCACATCTTGTTCTTGAGCTAGCTAGGTTATGCCCCAACGTTGAGAAACAAAGAGAACTTGTGGAGATATACAATTTTAACATAAGTAACAGCTATTCTCGCAATGATGATGCTGGTCAATGGAAAAACGATAAAAGGTcaaagaaaggaaaggagaagTGTGAAGACTATGGCAGTACTGATTCAAAACATACTTTTGCAGGTGAAATCCATAGTGGGGTGGAAGTATTATTGGAGGATGGGCATCACAGTCACACTTCCAAAGGCAAATCAAAGGTTTTGGGTGATGAAGACGCTAACTCACATGTCCCACCTCAGTCTCAGGTCGAGCCAGATGTTGGTGGCTCGAAGAAAATTTTGGCATCTCAAGGAGGGGGAAATAAGCAACGGAAAAAAGTCTCCAAGTTCCTTAGAAATCGCCTTGGCGACGCTTTGGCTGCACAACTTGAAGGTGGAAAGTGTGAGATTCAAGAAAAAACAGACGAAAATAAGGAACCACCGGAAAGATTGCCAGTTCGCAGTGTATGGCGAGATGGTGGTGGGCAGAGACTCATGGCAAAGACCCAAAGAGTAGCAAGCAACtga
- the LOC108479258 gene encoding probable receptor-like protein kinase At5g18500 → MANDLNAEMSKKTAIFGLEVWEVIGIVVALFIIIILSLMSFCLTSRKKKSRARNKLPLTQIPSISKEIKEVRVEQVSANDFVPRDGILLTIHDKSSDKDSDRVMVHLGIGKSRNGDNSSQSGSFHHLEKDGAGSQSGEEGSSGTMTVYRPSSLYPVTAPSPLVGLPEFSHLGWGHWFTLRDLELATNRFSKENVLGEGGYGVVYRGHLINGTPVAVKKILNNLGQAEKEFRVEVEAIGHVRHKNLVRLLGYCIEGTHRMLVYEYVNNGNLEQWLHGAMRQHGYLTWEARIKILLGTAKALAYLHEAIEPKVVHRDIKSSNILIDDEFNAKVSDFGLAKLLGAGKSHVTTRVMGTFGYVAPEYANTGLLNEKSDVYSFGVVLLEAITGRDPVDYGRPAHEVNLVDWLKMMVGSRRSEEVVDPNIEVRPSTRALKRALLTALRCVDPDSEKRPKMGQVARMLESEEYPIPREDRRHRRPHENSSEIDSQKDNSDTDKSDYPASRSESKRTQS, encoded by the exons ATGGCAAATGATCTCAATGCTGAAATGTCCAAGAAGACAGCCATTTTTGGACTTGAAGTGTGGGAAGTTATTGGGATTGTTGTTGCTTTATTTATCATAATCATCCTTTCTTTGATGTCATTTTGTTTAACTTCAAGGAAGAAGAAATCAAGAGCTAGAAATAAGCTCCCCCTTACTCAAATCCCATCTATATCTAAAGAAATCAAGGAAGTTCGAGTCGAACAAGTATCAGCCAACGATTTCGTTCCTCGGGACGGTATTCTTCTCACCATTCATGATAAATCCAGTGACAAAGATTCAGATAGGGTTATGGTTCATCTTGGTATTGGGAAATCAAGGAATGGAGATAATAGTAGTCAGTCAGGTTCATTTCACCATTTAGAAAAAGATGGTGCAGGATCTCAATCAGGAGAAGAAGGGAGTTCCGGTACCATGACTGTCTATAGACCATCTTCTTTGTATCCCGTCACTGCTCCATCTCCTTTAGTTGGCTTGCCTGAATTCTCTCATTTGGGTTGGGGTCACTGGTTTACATTGAGGGATCTTGAACTTGCTACGAACCGGTTTTCAAAGGAAAATGTTCTTGGAGAGGGTGGATATGGCGTTGTTTATCGGGGTCATTTGATCAATGGAACACCAGTGGCTGTTAAGAAAATACTCAACAACTt GGGCCAAGCAGAGAAAGAATTTCGAGTCGAAGTGGAAGCCATTGGGCATGTTCGTCACAAGAATTTGGTCCGCCTTTTAGGTTACTGTATTGAAGGAACACACAG GATGTTGGTTTACGAGTATGTCAACAATGGAAACTTAGAACAATGGCTTCATGGAGCTATGCGTCAACATGGATATCTTACCTGGGAAGCTCGCATAAAGATTCTCCTTGGAACAGCTAAGGC TCTTGCCTACTTGCATGAGGCCATTGAACCAAAGGTTGTGCACCGAGACATAAAGTCCAGCAATATTCTGATTGATGATGAGTTTAATGCCAAGGTTTCCGATTTTGGTCTGGCGAAGTTGCTAGGTGCTGGGAAAAGTCATGTTACAACCCGAGTTATGGGAACATTTGG ATACGTGGCGCCTGAATATGCAAATACTGGCCTTTTGAACGAAAAGAGTGATGTCTATAGCTTTGGGGTTGTACTATTGGAAGCCATAACTGGTAGAGATCCCGTGGATTATGGTCGTCCTGCCCATGAG GTTAATCTGGTAGATTGGCTGAAAATGATGGTTGGAAGCAGGAGATCAGAGGAAGTGGTAGATCCAAATATCGAGGTTAGACCGTCGACACGAGCTCTAAAACGTGCCCTTCTAACTGCTTTGAGATGTGTTGATCCGGATTCTGAAAAAAGACCCAAGATGGGTCAAGTTGCACGAATGCTCGAGTCTGAGGAGTATCCTATACCAAGAGAG GACCGAAGGCACCGTCGGCCTCATGAAAACAGCTCTGAAATAGACTCACAAAAGGATAATTCCGATACAGATAAGAGCGATTATCCAGCTTCAAGGTCAGAGAGTAAGCGGACACAATCTTGA